A single region of the Glycine max cultivar Williams 82 chromosome 20, Glycine_max_v4.0, whole genome shotgun sequence genome encodes:
- the LOC102669197 gene encoding AT-hook motif nuclear-localized protein 17 yields the protein MPRGRPSGSKNKPKTTSLLVAQPVEPSMKLVIINVDRGKDIMQTILNVAHQGCVSLTVLSASGTVTSVTLCNSPNDGGGALMLHGPFTLLSINGSYFYNNNQYNLHSGATRSPPVSFGIHLSTSKGKILGGAIGGNVIAGDDVSITLSTFSHPEIYMYVPKDEEEDNDEKKQ from the coding sequence ATGCCACGAGGCAGGCCATCAGGCTCCAAGAATAAGCCCAAGACCACTTCCCTCCTAGTGGCCCAACCCGTTGAGCCCTCCATGAAGCTTgtcatcatcaacgttgaccgAGGTAAGGACATCATGCAAACTATTCTTAATGTCGCTCACCAGGGTTGCGTCAGCCTCACTGTCCTCAGCGCCTCTGGCACAGTCACTAGTGTGACTCTTTGCAACTCACCCAACGATGGCGGTGGTGCCCTCATGCTCCATGGGCCTTTCACCTTACTCTCCATCAATGGCTCATACTTCTACAACAACAACCAATACAATCTTCACTCTGGAGCAACCCGTTCCCCTCCTGTATCCTTCGGGATCCACCTCTCCACCTCTAAGGGCAAGATCCTTGGCGGTGCAATTGGCGGCAATGTCATCGCCGGTGACGATGTCAGCATCACACTCTCCACCTTCAGCCACCCTGAGATTTACATGTACGTTCCTAAGGATGAGGAAGAAGACaatgatgaaaaaaaacaataa